The Micromonospora sediminicola genome contains a region encoding:
- a CDS encoding branched-chain amino acid ABC transporter permease — translation MSGFLQNTFNGLVGGAFYALLALGLAVIFGMLRVVNFAHGAFYMLGAFGAYVLLAEAGVPFWAALVIMPLALGLLGMVLERAVIHRLTRLDPLYNFLLTFGLTLILQDLVKSRYGVQSSPYATPAELSGTVDFGLFDFPTYRVFILGFTVLLCVAVWWVLGRTRIGMVVRAATERPELTRAFGIDVGKWVTPVFGFGIALAGLAGVLAAPMRAVNPLMGADLIIVVFAVVVIGGLGSIFGSVAAGFGIGLIQAWGEAYLSDYPLVSQTVVFVVMAAVLLWRPAGLFGREEAPA, via the coding sequence ATGTCAGGGTTCCTGCAGAACACGTTCAACGGGCTGGTGGGCGGGGCGTTCTACGCCCTGCTCGCCCTCGGGCTCGCGGTCATCTTCGGCATGCTCCGGGTGGTGAACTTCGCCCACGGCGCGTTCTACATGCTCGGCGCGTTCGGGGCGTACGTGCTGCTCGCCGAGGCCGGCGTGCCGTTCTGGGCCGCGTTGGTGATCATGCCGCTGGCGCTGGGCCTGCTCGGCATGGTGCTGGAGCGGGCGGTGATCCACCGGCTGACCCGGCTCGACCCGCTCTACAACTTCCTGCTCACCTTCGGCCTGACGCTGATCCTGCAGGACCTGGTCAAGTCCCGGTACGGCGTGCAGTCCAGCCCGTACGCCACGCCCGCCGAGCTGAGCGGGACGGTCGACTTCGGACTCTTCGACTTCCCGACGTACCGGGTCTTCATCCTCGGCTTCACCGTGCTGCTGTGCGTGGCGGTGTGGTGGGTGCTCGGGCGGACCCGGATCGGCATGGTGGTCCGGGCCGCCACCGAGCGGCCGGAGCTGACCCGGGCGTTCGGCATCGACGTGGGGAAGTGGGTCACCCCGGTGTTCGGCTTCGGCATCGCCCTGGCCGGGCTGGCCGGGGTGCTCGCCGCCCCGATGCGGGCGGTCAACCCGCTGATGGGCGCCGACCTGATCATCGTGGTCTTCGCGGTGGTGGTGATCGGCGGCCTCGGCTCGATCTTCGGCTCGGTCGCCGCCGGCTTCGGCATCGGCCTGATCCAGGCGTGGGGCGAGGCGTACCTGTCCGACTACCCGCTCGTGTCGCAGACCGTCGTGTTCGTGGTGATGGCCGCCGTGCTGCTCTGGCGTCCGGCCGGCCTGTTCGGCCGAGAGGAGGCTCCCGCATGA
- a CDS encoding ABC transporter substrate-binding protein, with protein sequence MNMRRSVGVAAASAAALLVAGCGGGGPQSGGDSKLTGDKIVLGVLNDQSGAYSELSGRNSVKAVEMAIADFKAKHGDDAVTKDITVETADHQNKPDVANSKAQEMVDRKGVDAILDVPTSSAALKVADVAKEKKKLYFNIGAATTDLTGKSCNKYTFHYAYDTYMLAHGTGTVTTEQVGKNWYILYPNYAFGQDMEKSFTAAITAAGGQVVGKDGAPFPNTSGDYSSFLLKAPTLNPKPQVLGTMQAGAELVNVVKQYNEFKLRDKGVGLAVGLMFITDIHSLTPAALAGTTYTDAWYWNFDQQNREWADRFQSETGTRPSFAHAANYSAAMQYLEAVQAAGTDDADAVVKELEGKDVNDLFLRNGKIRAEDHRVVHDAYLAQVKPQAEVKEPWDYVKILKTIPAAEAFRAPSADCKM encoded by the coding sequence ATGAACATGCGTAGGAGCGTGGGTGTGGCCGCCGCCTCGGCGGCGGCGCTGCTGGTGGCCGGCTGCGGCGGCGGTGGCCCGCAGTCCGGGGGCGACTCGAAGCTGACCGGTGACAAGATCGTGCTGGGCGTGCTCAACGACCAGTCGGGCGCCTACTCGGAGCTGTCCGGGCGCAACTCGGTCAAGGCCGTGGAGATGGCCATAGCCGACTTCAAGGCCAAGCACGGCGACGACGCGGTGACCAAGGACATCACCGTGGAGACGGCGGACCACCAGAACAAGCCGGACGTGGCCAACAGCAAGGCCCAGGAGATGGTCGACCGCAAGGGCGTCGACGCCATCCTGGACGTGCCGACCTCCTCGGCCGCCCTGAAGGTCGCCGACGTGGCCAAGGAGAAGAAGAAGCTCTACTTCAACATCGGCGCCGCCACCACCGACCTGACCGGCAAGAGCTGCAACAAGTACACGTTCCACTACGCGTACGACACGTACATGCTGGCCCACGGCACCGGCACGGTGACCACCGAGCAGGTCGGCAAGAACTGGTACATCCTCTACCCGAACTACGCGTTCGGGCAGGACATGGAGAAGAGCTTCACCGCCGCCATCACCGCGGCCGGCGGGCAGGTCGTGGGCAAGGACGGCGCCCCGTTCCCGAACACCAGCGGCGACTACTCGTCGTTCCTGCTCAAGGCGCCGACGCTGAACCCGAAGCCGCAGGTGCTCGGCACCATGCAGGCCGGCGCGGAGCTGGTCAACGTGGTCAAGCAGTACAACGAGTTCAAGCTGCGGGACAAGGGCGTCGGGCTGGCCGTCGGCCTGATGTTCATCACCGACATCCACTCGCTCACCCCGGCCGCGCTGGCCGGCACCACCTACACCGACGCCTGGTACTGGAACTTCGACCAGCAGAACCGGGAGTGGGCCGACCGGTTCCAGTCCGAGACCGGCACCCGTCCGTCGTTCGCCCACGCGGCGAACTACTCCGCCGCCATGCAGTACCTGGAGGCGGTGCAGGCCGCCGGCACCGACGACGCGGACGCCGTGGTCAAGGAGCTGGAGGGCAAGGACGTCAACGACCTCTTCCTGCGCAACGGCAAGATCCGCGCGGAGGACCACCGGGTCGTGCACGACGCGTACCTGGCCCAGGTGAAGCCGCAGGCCGAGGTCAAGGAGCCGTGGGACTACGTGAAGATCCTCAAGACCATCCCGGCGGCGGAGGCGTTCCGCGCGCCGTCGGCCGACTGCAAGATGTGA
- a CDS encoding ABC transporter ATP-binding protein — protein sequence MLRIENLSAWYGEAQVLREVSLEVAAGEVVTLVGRNGAGKSTLLRSVMGLHPGQRGAVHLDGRDISRLPAYRRARAGLGWVPDDRGAYATLTVTENLTLPPRVGPDPWPLERVYEAFPALHARRDSAATMLSGGEQQMLALARVLRMGARLLLCDEPTEGLSPLLVQQVGDLLREAKKHGVTVLLVEQNLHFATGVADRHYLLAEGRIAEAMENAEVRSRERELLAYLGI from the coding sequence ATGCTGCGCATTGAGAACCTCTCCGCCTGGTACGGCGAGGCCCAGGTGCTGCGGGAGGTGAGTCTGGAGGTGGCCGCCGGCGAGGTGGTCACCCTGGTCGGGCGAAACGGCGCCGGCAAGTCCACGCTGCTGCGGTCGGTGATGGGGCTGCACCCCGGCCAGCGCGGCGCGGTGCACCTCGACGGCCGGGACATCTCCCGGCTGCCGGCGTACCGGCGGGCGCGGGCCGGGCTCGGCTGGGTCCCCGACGACCGGGGCGCGTACGCCACGCTCACGGTCACCGAGAACCTGACCCTGCCGCCCCGGGTCGGTCCCGACCCGTGGCCGCTGGAGCGGGTGTACGAGGCGTTCCCCGCCCTGCACGCCCGGCGCGACTCGGCCGCGACCATGCTCTCCGGCGGCGAGCAGCAGATGCTCGCGCTGGCCCGGGTGCTGCGCATGGGCGCCCGGCTGCTGCTCTGCGACGAGCCCACCGAAGGGCTGTCGCCGCTGCTCGTGCAGCAGGTCGGTGACCTGCTGCGGGAGGCCAAGAAGCACGGCGTGACCGTGCTGCTGGTGGAACAGAACCTGCACTTCGCCACCGGCGTCGCCGACCGGCACTACCTGCTGGCCGAGGGACGGATCGCGGAGGCGATGGAGAACGCCGAGGTGCGCTCGCGGGAACGCGAGCTGCTGGCGTACCTCGGCATCTGA
- a CDS encoding ABC transporter ATP-binding protein, which yields MAGQAILSARGLTRDFRGFRAVDRVDLDVAPETVHALVGPNGAGKTTLFNLLTGFLPPSGGRIELDGRDVTGLPPERVARLGVARSFQITSLFPQLGAREHVELALQARSGLGWRFWRSAKLMRRYRDRADELLAMVGLADLAEAPAEALAYGRKRALELAIALALDPKVLLLDEPTAGMGLEDVDRTVDLIATVRTGRTVVMVEHNMSVVGRLADTVTVLQAGKVLVEGPYEQVRADERVITAYLGAADAAH from the coding sequence ATGGCCGGGCAAGCGATCCTGTCGGCCCGAGGGCTGACCCGGGACTTCCGGGGCTTCCGGGCCGTCGATCGCGTCGACCTCGACGTGGCGCCGGAGACCGTGCATGCCCTCGTCGGCCCGAACGGCGCCGGCAAGACCACACTGTTCAACCTGCTCACCGGCTTCCTGCCGCCCAGCGGCGGGCGGATCGAGCTGGACGGCCGGGACGTCACCGGCCTGCCCCCCGAGCGGGTGGCCCGCCTCGGGGTGGCCCGGTCGTTCCAGATCACCAGCCTCTTCCCGCAGCTCGGCGCGCGGGAGCACGTCGAGCTGGCCCTGCAGGCGCGCAGCGGGCTGGGCTGGCGGTTCTGGCGGTCGGCGAAGCTGATGCGCCGCTACCGGGACCGGGCCGACGAGCTGCTGGCCATGGTCGGCCTGGCCGACCTCGCCGAGGCGCCGGCGGAGGCGCTCGCGTACGGGCGCAAGCGGGCCCTGGAGCTGGCCATCGCGCTCGCCCTCGACCCGAAGGTGCTGCTGCTGGACGAGCCGACGGCCGGGATGGGCCTGGAGGACGTCGACCGCACCGTCGACCTGATCGCCACCGTCCGCACGGGACGGACCGTGGTCATGGTGGAACACAACATGAGCGTGGTGGGCCGGCTCGCCGACACGGTCACCGTCCTGCAGGCCGGCAAGGTGCTGGTCGAGGGGCCGTACGAGCAGGTCCGCGCCGACGAGCGGGTCATCACCGCCTACCTGGGAGCCGCGGATGCTGCGCATTGA